A single Cannabis sativa cultivar Pink pepper isolate KNU-18-1 chromosome 7, ASM2916894v1, whole genome shotgun sequence DNA region contains:
- the LOC115697077 gene encoding serine/threonine-protein kinase-like protein ACR4 codes for MNHSQRIGYDFLIAFLSTSMLVLIIILVLIFICKKKPIQSQEPQPTKVTATSLPLTKIDSATDGFSRRRIIGEGRLGTVYAAVLDHQGEFVAAKRIHPRLVLSNAGFGFSTVLKSLSLAQHPNIVPILGFSEAPGERIVVSEFVGSASLDFYLHQNPDGVSLLDWSRRLRIAAGAAKGLEYLHEGVAPNIVHGCVKASNILIDVNFCARICDYGLSFLGPRERRGIVGHVDDEYWASAGGGAACKESDVFGFGVVLLELLTGRQCEQGLLVKWSLPLIKEMRFNELLDPRLVFPSDVKPFVRLGKVALACVGNSRKNRPSIGQVAVILSNLEIP; via the coding sequence atgaatcaCAGCCAGCGAATTGGCTATGATTTTCTCATAGCATTTCTTTCAACCTCTATGCTCGTTCTCATCATCATCCTCGTTCTCATCTTCATCTGTAAAAAAAAACCCATCCAATCCCAAGAACCACAACCCACCAAGGTAACAGCCACCTCATTACCGTTGACGAAGATTGACTCAGCCACCGATGGCTTCAGCCGCAGAAGAATCATCGGGGAGGGTCGCTTGGGAACCGTGTACGCCGCCGTTTTGGACCATCAAGGAGAGTTTGTAGCCGCGAAACGAATTCATCCCAGGCTTGTTTTGAGTAATGCCGGATTTGGATTCTCCACAGTTCTTAAATCTCTATCTCTGGCCCAACATCCCAATATAGTACCCATTTTAGGTTTTTCCGAAGCACCTGGGGAGAGAATTGTGGTTTCTGAGTTTGTTGGCTCCGCAAGCTTGGATTTCTATCTGCACCAAAACCCAGACGGTGTTTCGCTGTTGGACTGGAGCCGGCGTCTCAGGATAGCCGCCGGTGCGGCTAAGGGCCTCGAGTACTTGCACGAAGGGGTGGCGCCGAACATAGTTCATGGCTGTGTTAAAGCTTCGAACATTCTTATCGATGTGAATTTCTGTGCCAGAATTTGTGATTATGGACTTAGCTTTTTGGGCCCCAGAGAGAGAAGAGGCATAGTAGGACACGTGGATGATGAGTATTGGGCGAGTGCTGGAGGAGGAGCAGCTTGCAAAGAGAGTGATGTGTTTGGATTCGGCGTCGTTTTGTTAGAGCTTTTGACTGGGAGACAATGTGAACAAGGTTTATTGGTTAAATGGTCTTTGCCTTTGATCAAAGAAATGAGGTTTAACGAGTTGTTAGATCCCAGGCTTGTGTTTCCTTCTGATGTTAAGCCTTTTGTTCGGTTAGGTAAAGTTGCTTTGGCTTGTGTTGGTAATTCCAGGAAGAACAGGCCTTCAATTGGTCAAGTGGCAGTTATCTTGAGTAACTTGGAGATTCCCtag